The following proteins are co-located in the Pan troglodytes isolate AG18354 chromosome 5, NHGRI_mPanTro3-v2.0_pri, whole genome shotgun sequence genome:
- the TMEM14A gene encoding transmembrane protein 14A yields the protein MDLIGFGYAALVTFGSIFGYKRRGGVPSLIAGLFVGCLAGYGAYRVSNDKRDVKVSLFTAFFLATIMGVRFKRSKKIMPAGLVAGLSLMMILRLVLLLL from the exons ATGGACCTGATCGGTTTTGGTTATGCAGCCCTCGTGACATTTGGAAGCATTTTTGGATATAAGCGGAGAG gTGGTGTTCCGTCTTTGATTGCTGGTCTTTTTGTTGGATGTTTGGCCGGCTATGGAGCTTACCGTGTCTCCAATGACAAACGAGATGTAAAAGTGTCACTGT TTACAGCTTTCTTCCTGGCTACCATAATGGGTGTGAGATTTAAGAGGTCCAAGAAAATAATGCCTGCTGGTCTGGTTGCAGGTTTAAG CCTCATGATGATCCTGAGACTTGTCTTGTTGCTGCTCTGA